CATTCACATTAAGGAGACCTCTCGCACCTGAATAAAGTACCTGATCACTATAACCTGACCGACTAACAGTAATATCATCAGCACCATCTTGATTTACGTCGGATACAACAATATCGATACTTGCAGAATCTGCCTTGGCACCACCAAGCTTCTGATAAAAATCAACACGCTTTATATTTCTTGAGCTTTCGGAGTGACCAAAAGCAATAATACTCGGTGAAATTCCTAGCCCATTGTTCTTGTAAAGATATAAAATATCGCCATACCCATCACCATTAAAATCACCCGGATACTTCTCATAACTGTCATCAATATTTACAGCATTACTCGGTATATCCCCCCCACTGAGATCAGTAAGAGACAGATAATCCTGAAAGTAATTTACAGAGGAAGGAGTAATAGTGTTCGAGTGATCTTCATACGGCACGGGAATACTTACATCAGCCGTAATAAGCAAAAGATGTTCTTTTGGAGCGAAGTAATATTGAAACCCGCTTTCAGACGAATACTTTGCATATAATTCGAACGAATCCTCTCTCAGACTAACTGACGCCAATGCCAGTTGAGAAGAGATTACCATCAGTAATAAAAGGGAAAGCTGTTTCATCGCGCTTCCATGCAGTAGTGGGAACAAAGAGCGCGAATCGTACTATAACAGCCTTATCAATTAAAGTTTTTCTGGTGATTTTTTAGTCAATTTGAATAACCATTACTCTCCCCCATACAACTCCCCTTCTGAATACGCCGTCTCAAGCGACCTTCTCTCTGCTTTTGTCATACCTTTCACCACCAGCGCATAGGAATTGTCGATCATGCGCTCCAGCTCGCCCATCGGTACTTCGCCGTTAAGAATAACGGTGTTCCAGTGTTTTTTATTCATATGGTAAGCAGCAGTTACGGATTCAAATACATCACGTAACTGAATCGCTTCATCCGGATCACATTTTACGTTCATTCGGTAGTGATTTCCGTGCTCTTCGATTTCTTTGGCATTAGCAGGCGATAACGTCGCAAACATTTTGTTTTTGACTTTCATCACCGCAACGTCCGGATAAAACGGAAAGTCTTCCCAGGCTTCGGGTTTGGATAATAAGTATTCGCGGACTTTTAAATGATCCATTTCAATTAATTCCATGCGTTGGAATTAACCAAGTGCATTCTTTTTCAGCCGCCGGATCTGTAGGCCATCCATGGCCTTAGATCCTACCGCAACATCCTGTTGCTGCTTTGAAAATGAATACACTTACTTAATTCTTTGATACAAAAAAGTAACGACCTACCCCTCGGCGGCAACACGCTTCACTCTCGGTGTCAGCTGGCAAAATAATTCATAGGCAATGGTGTTACACAAACGAGCGATTTCATCGACATCGATGTTTTCACCCCACAATTCCACTTCACTGCCGACCTGAATATCTGCATATTCAGAAATATCGACAGTAATCATATCCATCGATACCCGGCCCACCAGCGAACAACGGTGACCTTCGACCAGAATTGGCGTACCGGAAGGTGCCTGGCGCGGGTAACCGTCACCATAACCTATCGCGACCACGGCAATGCGGCTGTCTTTTTCGGCAGTCCAATCACCACCGTAACCCACTTTTTCGCCGGCTTTTACGTCGTGTACGTGAATCACCTGCGACTTCAGCGTCATAACGCATTTCAGGCCCAGGTCGGCAGCCGATTGTGTCGCCAGCGGTGACGAGCCGTACAACATAATGCCGGGGCGGCTTACCGAGCCATCGCCCTCAAGTTCGGCGGCCAATTGGGTCATAGTCGCAGCGCTGTTGGAAACACTCAGAGGCAGCGACCAGTCCTGGGCTTTCATGATCTCTATTGCGGCGGAAAACGCCTCCGGCTGAGCCAAATCAGCATCCGCAAAGTGAGTCATCACATGCGTTAGCTCAAGCTTGTCATCGTCATTGATCAGCGCCATCAGAGGTTCGGCTTCGGTTGCGCGAATACCCAAGCGATTCATACCCGAATTGATCTTGAGCCAAACATCGACAGGGTTTTCCAGAGTCGCCAGTTCACGTTCAACCAGCTGCTGTGCATGATGAACAACCAGCTGCAGATTATGGGCGCTGGCGATTTGCCATTCGTCGGCATCGTAAGCCCCCTGCAACACCAATACCGGGCGTTTGATGCCGGCCTGACGCAGTAGTAATCCCTCATCCACACAGGCCACAGCAAACCCATCGGCATCACCCAGTGCCCGGGCGCAACGAACCATGCCATGACCATAGCCGTCGGCTTTAATAACAGCGTACGCACTGCCTGGCGCCTTACTCTTGGCCAACTGATAATTCTGTCGAAAATTTGACCAGTTAATTAACGCATGGGTCGGTCGTGTCATATCAATAGTCGCTTGTGGTAAAAGTAGTCGCCAGCGGCAAAACAGGTACAATAGCAGAATGACTCAGTGGCTTGTAACTTAGTGTGTTATCAGGCAACTCTGAGCAGATACAAATAACCCCTGTTGTTGGAATCAAACTGCATGCCCAGCCACCCGCTGTTTACCGATAAAACCATCCCCTTGTCTGCCACACTGGCGGCCACTATTGGGCTGGAAGAAGCGGTGTTATTAACAGTACTCAACGATGCCGCCAGCATACAGGGGCAAAGCCGGGCACAGCTGCATAACCAAGCGTTACGTAATCAGCTGCCATTCTGGGACGATGTCTCGATTCGGCGGGTGTTACGCAGTCTGATCGATAAAGGTCTGATTCAGGTTCAGGGCGACATTTTCCCGGATGGCGAAGGGCTGGTGTATCACTTTGGTCAGCTGCAGCAATCGCAGCCTTCAGCCCAGACAACATTTCAATCTGCTGCAGCAACACACCACAACCCGGGACAAGTCCCGACACCTCATCAACCGCTGAATAATCAATGGCAACCCAGTTCAGACACGCTGAAGCGCCTGGAGCAACACGGCATCAACAGTGCATTTGCCATGTCGTTACTGGATGGCTTTATTCTGCGCGGTCAGGAACAAGGGGCCAATCGCAGCGACTGGAACCACCGCTTCTTCCAGCACGTAAAAAGTCAGTGGGTGTATGCCCAGAACGATGCCGCGCGCCAACAGCAGCAAATTCAGCAACAGAAGTTCGGAAAGCACGCCAACCCGGCAGCTTTTCAGTCACAGGCGGGCCAACCCTCGCGTGATCGCAGTGCGTTTAACGTTCAGGCGGATGAAGCCAAAGCGATCGAAAACAACTGGCACCCCAGCCAGGACGCCTGCCAGATTCTGCAACGTGCCGGTATTGATCCACAATTTATTAATGATGCCGTACCGGAATTTGTTCTCTACTGGGCCGAGCGTGGCGATGCGTTTAAAACCTGGAACAGCAAATTTATTCAGCACGTGCGTCAGCAATGGGCGCGCTACAGTGCGTCGGTAGAACACTCAACCGTACCAACCCGTATCGCGGAAAACTGGCAACCCGATCCGGATTGCTTTGATATCCTGTCGATGGGCCATATCGATCATCAGTTTGCCCACAGCCTGGTGCCGGAATTCGTCCTCTACTGGCGCGATTCCAATCAGGTACATACCAGCTGGAACAGCCGCTTCCTGCAATATGTGAAACAACAATGGGCCAAGCGTTTGGCACAAACCAGCAACCACCCAACCAACAACCCGGCGGGAGATCAACATGGACAAAACACCCAGCATGCAGGTAATCAACCGGGTTACACAACAGCTGAAGCAAGCGTCCAGCGACTCAAAGACACCAGCTGGTGATAGCCAGCCGGACGCAACGGTTGAACAGAAAGAAGCCATTAATCAGATTTTTGAGTTATTCCGCTTCAACTACCACAACCAGTTTTTAAAGGCGTTTCCCGACTACGACACCATGATCATGGCCAAGCGCCTATGGTCGCGTTTACTGGTGGAATACAGCGGTGAAGTCATCATGCGCGCCGCAGAAAAAGCGGTAAAAGAAAGCCGTTTTCTGCCCAGCGTTCATGAAGTACTGGAGCGTTGCGACAGCGCTGAAATCCTCGGTTTGCCCAATGCCTATGCCGCATACATTGAAGCCTGCCGGGCGCCATCACCGAAAAAAGATTATCGCTGGAGCCACCCGGCAGTGTACTTTGCCGGACGGGCCAGCGACTGGTATTTCATTGCCAATACAGCCGAAGAGAGAGCCTTCCCGGTTTTTAAACGCAACTATGAAATTCTGTTAAAACGCATTCAGAACGGCGAGGAGCTGGAAATGGAGATTGCCAAAGCCATTCCACAAACCATTGAACGGCCGCTCGATCATAAGGAGCAAAAACAGCGCTTGGCGGCTCTGATCGAGTCGTTATAGCGGTGTAGCATCAGTTCGCTCAGTGTTGTTTGGCCAGGCCACATAACCCGGAATGCATCAGCAATCACAACCGGGTTTTACCATTAATGGATTGCTGAAGTGACCGGGCCAAAGCAACAACTATTGCAACACGTTCCACTGCCCTGAGGTGCTAAACATCATCAGAAACGTTCGGGAACCCTGCTGGCGGGTAACATAATGGTCGTCTGCTGACATTCGCCATTGGCCGATTTTTCCATCACCACCGTTACCCGCTTCAAACTTCCATTGATTATTCTCATACTTCATTGTGTGCGACCAACCGTTCACAGGATTGGTGACAATGACTTGCTCATTCGTCAGAAACTGCGGTTTAACCGTCGTGTAGATATCTGTCTGACCAATATTCCACCAGGCCACACGTCCCTGACCACTATTACCCGACTGAAAACGCCACTGATTGTTAACAAACTCCATTGTGTGTTCCCAACCGTTCGGATTGACTGCCAGTAATTCATCGCGACCATCGCCATCATAGTCTCCTACGGCATAGGTATCGTCCGCACCTACCCGCCACCAATGTAAGTGTCCGTTAGAAGCAGACGAAATAATATCCCAGTTAGACGTCTGGGTATTAAATTTGATGGTGTGGTTCCAGCCGTTTTGTTTTATCAGTAATAATTCATCAATACCGTCGCCATCAAAATCACCAGCCAGCAAACGGTCGTCAGCATCAATATCGCCGTTCGAAGCATACTGCAGAGAGGTCCACACCCATGGCCCATTGCCGCCTACCGAACCGTCTCCCTGCAGCGTTTGATAACGCCCGTCCGGATTGGCCAGTAATAATTCGTCGTAGCCATTACCGGTAAAATCACCACTGACATAAAAGTCGTCAGCCCGCGTATGCCAGCCATTCAGCGACGTTCCGGAGCCGTGATACCACCATTGACTGTGGTTGGTCACCAGGCTTGTGATCATAAACTTTTTTCCGGGTTTTATTGCCAGCATCAGCGGAGTATTGATTGACCAGGGAGCAAAACGACCAAAAACATAATGGTCACCCGGTTCAATCTGCCATTGATCCAATACCTGTGAATACACATACATATCGTCAAAATGAGAGGCAGATTGGCTGTTTTTCAGGGTTGTTGTCCAATAAGCCGAGGCGCTTACTGAAAATACACTGCTGGTAATAAGCAGTGCTGAAAGAAAGTACTTTGATAACATCATCATCTCCTTGATTCGAATACGGCGTTATTCGCCGACGTTTACTGAAACACAAAAAAGAACCACGTTAATCACCCCAGAGGGTGATTAACGTGGAACCCGTGCTGACCACATGGCTGGATTGCTAGGCGCTATCTCATTGTTAAAAAAAGCCGAGACAATTCTGCCCAGAGAGCAGTGCTTTGCCCATGAGCTTGTTTACATGCATGGATGATCATCAGGGAACTTGAAGAAAAGGACCTTAACGCTGTTAGTACAATTTGTATGGAATCTTTTCTACACTCTGTTGCAGAAACAGTATCTGACGAAGGGATTACGACCTTTTCGAATATCGCAGCATACGATGCATTCTTTGACCGAATGCAAGGTGATAACTTAATGTTGGCGGCTCAAAATGGCAGTAACATCGAAGGCATCATCGAGTTAAAAGAAGGACGTCACGTCGCGATGCTTTTTATTCGACCGGATCGCCAGAAGAATGGCACAGGAAGAAAACTCATTCTTTCCGCCCTGAATCATGCGACGGCTGAAACGATTACCGTCAACTCATCGCTACCTTCGGTTGCCGCTTATGAGACATATGGGTTTGAGTGTACGGGTGCGGTAAGCGAATCAGCCGGCTTGGTTTATCAGCCAATGGCGCTGAAAATTTACCCGGAAAAACATACAGAAAGCACGTGATTACCACGTCATTTTGCAGGGAGGTATCCGATTGAAGAATGGATGCAATATCTTACAAGTCTATTGACTGTGATGTCTGCACTCGCGCTGCGTTAAGTGCATCGAAAAGTTCCGGAATCGCAGAAACAGCGGCCTCGAATCAGTATCATACTATTAAGAATATAGACGGAAATTTATTTAAACGGCATTATTCGCCGACATTCCGGCGCTGCAAACACCATTAAAAAACGATAAGCACTCATCGAACTAAAGCGTTGCAGAAAATCGATTCGCCTTTTGCCCGACGCTTGCGCCATAGTCATCGACCAGAGAGGAAACACTGTGCCAGATTTCGACAATACCAATCGCGCCTACCAACATCAGTTTATTCGCCAGAACAGCGCCATGCTGAAATCCATTTATGGCACGACTGAGGTAGAGCCTTACTGGATTGCCGATATGGATTTTCAGGTGGCTGAGCCTGTTACCGCCGAGCTGCAACGTCTGGTTGATCGTGGCCGCTATGCCTACGAGATGGTCGGTGACGAGGTATTTAATGCCCTTACAAATTGGTTCCAGCGTCGTCATCAGCTTGGGTTAAACCCGCAGCGCTTTATTATGGCGCCAGGGGTGTTATCCGCCATGTCGCTGATTGTGCGCGAGCTGACCAACGAAGGCGATAAGGTGCTGACCCAGATTCCGGTGTATCACCAATTTCGCAAACTGATCAACAATGCCAATCGCACGCTGATAACTAACGCGTTAATAAATGACGAGCGCCCTGACGGTAAAAATGGGTACCGCATGGATTTCGCCGATCTGGAGCAGAAGTTTGCCGACGGCGTAAAAGTGATGATTCTGTGCAACCCCCACAATCCGGTAGGTCGGGTGTGGAAAGCGCAAGAACTGAATCGGGTGCTGGAACTGGCGGACAAATACAACGTCACCATTATCAGCGATGAAATTCATGCCGATATTCTACTGCACAATAATCGATTTACCAGCCTGGTTTCTCTGCTGCAACAGCAAGACAAGCCCGGCAAACACATTGCATTATTAGGCTCCCCGGCAAAAACCTTTGGGATGCAGGGCATCGCCACCGGGTTTATTTATATTGAAGATCAGGCATTACATAAGCGCTTTAATAACCTGCTGGAATCTATGTACCTGAATCATGGTAATGCCCTGAGCAGTTACGCCACCATCGCCGCTTTTACCCATGGCGATGCATGGCTCGATCAGATGCTGGCCTATCTGGAGAACAGCCTCAGCTGGATCACTGACTTTATCGAAAAAGAACTGCCTGGCGTGCTGTTATCACAGCCTGAAGGCACCTATCAGATCTGGCTGAACTTCGAGCATTCCGGCTTCAGTGCCGAACAAGTAAAGCAGGCACTGGTTGCAGCGGGCATGGGGTTATCACCCGGAGGCTGGTTCCAGAGCGACAACGATTTCTACTTCCGTATGAATATCGCAGCGCCGCTGACACCGATTCAGCAAGGCTTTCTGCAGCTGAAACAGCAGTTATCAGTAAAAGCTATAGACTGATTTAACTTAACCAATTATCCAGCTCGCAGGTTAGTGCATACAGTAGAGTCACTCATCATTCAGGAGTGACTTAGCCATGACCAGCACTTCCAAACAACGAAGCAAAACCTCAATCCAGCAGCACAGTCCCTGTGCCAGCTGCGGTCCTGAGCTGCCCACGGCTAAAACGGCTTTGGTTGCGGAAGGTGGTGGTCAGCGCGGTGTATTTACCGCCGGTATTCTCGATGCCTGGTTAAACGCGGGTTTTAATCCGTTCGAAATTCTGATTGGCACATCGGCTGGCGCGCAAAATCTTTCCAGCTATATGACCTGCCAACCGGGTTTTGGTCTGAATGCCATTACCGAATTGTCATCACAGCCGCAGTTTTTTAAATGGCAACGTTCGTTAATTGGTAAACACGCGGTGGATCTGGATTGGTACTTTGATCAGTTAAATAGCGCCGCCAGCCAGCTGGATATTAGCCGCGGACATTCGCGCTTACAGCAACGTCAGTTGTAT
The Saccharospirillaceae bacterium genome window above contains:
- a CDS encoding MmcQ/YjbR family DNA-binding protein codes for the protein MDHLKVREYLLSKPEAWEDFPFYPDVAVMKVKNKMFATLSPANAKEIEEHGNHYRMNVKCDPDEAIQLRDVFESVTAAYHMNKKHWNTVILNGEVPMGELERMIDNSYALVVKGMTKAERRSLETAYSEGELYGGE
- the alr gene encoding alanine racemase, coding for MTRPTHALINWSNFRQNYQLAKSKAPGSAYAVIKADGYGHGMVRCARALGDADGFAVACVDEGLLLRQAGIKRPVLVLQGAYDADEWQIASAHNLQLVVHHAQQLVERELATLENPVDVWLKINSGMNRLGIRATEAEPLMALINDDDKLELTHVMTHFADADLAQPEAFSAAIEIMKAQDWSLPLSVSNSAATMTQLAAELEGDGSVSRPGIMLYGSSPLATQSAADLGLKCVMTLKSQVIHVHDVKAGEKVGYGGDWTAEKDSRIAVVAIGYGDGYPRQAPSGTPILVEGHRCSLVGRVSMDMITVDISEYADIQVGSEVELWGENIDVDEIARLCNTIAYELFCQLTPRVKRVAAEG
- a CDS encoding DnaT-like ssDNA-binding domain-containing protein encodes the protein MPSHPLFTDKTIPLSATLAATIGLEEAVLLTVLNDAASIQGQSRAQLHNQALRNQLPFWDDVSIRRVLRSLIDKGLIQVQGDIFPDGEGLVYHFGQLQQSQPSAQTTFQSAAATHHNPGQVPTPHQPLNNQWQPSSDTLKRLEQHGINSAFAMSLLDGFILRGQEQGANRSDWNHRFFQHVKSQWVYAQNDAARQQQQIQQQKFGKHANPAAFQSQAGQPSRDRSAFNVQADEAKAIENNWHPSQDACQILQRAGIDPQFINDAVPEFVLYWAERGDAFKTWNSKFIQHVRQQWARYSASVEHSTVPTRIAENWQPDPDCFDILSMGHIDHQFAHSLVPEFVLYWRDSNQVHTSWNSRFLQYVKQQWAKRLAQTSNHPTNNPAGDQHGQNTQHAGNQPGYTTAEASVQRLKDTSW
- a CDS encoding replication protein P encodes the protein MDKTPSMQVINRVTQQLKQASSDSKTPAGDSQPDATVEQKEAINQIFELFRFNYHNQFLKAFPDYDTMIMAKRLWSRLLVEYSGEVIMRAAEKAVKESRFLPSVHEVLERCDSAEILGLPNAYAAYIEACRAPSPKKDYRWSHPAVYFAGRASDWYFIANTAEERAFPVFKRNYEILLKRIQNGEELEMEIAKAIPQTIERPLDHKEQKQRLAALIESL
- a CDS encoding VCBS repeat-containing protein, whose translation is MLSKYFLSALLITSSVFSVSASAYWTTTLKNSQSASHFDDMYVYSQVLDQWQIEPGDHYVFGRFAPWSINTPLMLAIKPGKKFMITSLVTNHSQWWYHGSGTSLNGWHTRADDFYVSGDFTGNGYDELLLANPDGRYQTLQGDGSVGGNGPWVWTSLQYASNGDIDADDRLLAGDFDGDGIDELLLIKQNGWNHTIKFNTQTSNWDIISSASNGHLHWWRVGADDTYAVGDYDGDGRDELLAVNPNGWEHTMEFVNNQWRFQSGNSGQGRVAWWNIGQTDIYTTVKPQFLTNEQVIVTNPVNGWSHTMKYENNQWKFEAGNGGDGKIGQWRMSADDHYVTRQQGSRTFLMMFSTSGQWNVLQ
- a CDS encoding GNAT family N-acetyltransferase codes for the protein MIIRELEEKDLNAVSTICMESFLHSVAETVSDEGITTFSNIAAYDAFFDRMQGDNLMLAAQNGSNIEGIIELKEGRHVAMLFIRPDRQKNGTGRKLILSALNHATAETITVNSSLPSVAAYETYGFECTGAVSESAGLVYQPMALKIYPEKHTEST
- a CDS encoding PatB family C-S lyase is translated as MPDFDNTNRAYQHQFIRQNSAMLKSIYGTTEVEPYWIADMDFQVAEPVTAELQRLVDRGRYAYEMVGDEVFNALTNWFQRRHQLGLNPQRFIMAPGVLSAMSLIVRELTNEGDKVLTQIPVYHQFRKLINNANRTLITNALINDERPDGKNGYRMDFADLEQKFADGVKVMILCNPHNPVGRVWKAQELNRVLELADKYNVTIISDEIHADILLHNNRFTSLVSLLQQQDKPGKHIALLGSPAKTFGMQGIATGFIYIEDQALHKRFNNLLESMYLNHGNALSSYATIAAFTHGDAWLDQMLAYLENSLSWITDFIEKELPGVLLSQPEGTYQIWLNFEHSGFSAEQVKQALVAAGMGLSPGGWFQSDNDFYFRMNIAAPLTPIQQGFLQLKQQLSVKAID